A window of the Lagenorhynchus albirostris chromosome 1, mLagAlb1.1, whole genome shotgun sequence genome harbors these coding sequences:
- the MTA1 gene encoding metastasis-associated protein MTA1 isoform X8 — MPTWSLGPAVAVPVTVLPALAVPLLGPPPGRLQPPRPPTPRLSLAPACRRRCSRAAGERGAGSQAGGLARLTRSRPFADYVYFENSSSNPYLIRRIEELNKTANGNVEAKVVCFYRRRDISSTLIALADKHATLSVCYKTGSGADNGEEGETEEEVENPEMADLPEKLRHQLRHRELFLSRQLESLPATHIRGKCSVTLLNETESLKSYLEREDFFFYSLVYDPQQKTLLADKGEIRVGNRYQADITDLLKEGEEDGRDQAKLETKVWEVHNPLVDKQIDQFLVVARSVGTFARALDCSSSVRQPSLHMSAAAASRDITLFHAMDTLHRSVYDVAKAISALVPQGGPVLCRDEMEEWSASEASLFEEALEKYGKDFTDIQQDFLPWKSLTSIIEYYYMWKTTDRYVQQKRLKAAEAESKLKQVYIPNYNKPNPNQISVNNVKAGVVNGAGAPGQSPGAGRACESCYMSPLRILLDILEEIWWLENANPVRWREARTQPQ; from the exons ATGCCGACGTGGTCTCTGGGGCCGGCCGTAGCAGTGCCTGTGACCGTCCTTCCCGCCCTGGCGGTGCCGCTCTTGGGGCCCCCTCCGGGCCGGCTGCAGCCCCCGCGGCCCCCCACACCCCGCCTGAGCCTGGCCCCCGCCTGCCGCCGCAGATGCAGCCGGGCCGCGGGCGAGCGGGGGGCCGGCTCCCAGGCTGGCGGACTCGCGAGGCTGACGCGCTCTCGCCCGTTTGCAGACTACGTCTACTTCGAGAACTCCTCCAGCAACCCGTACCTGATCCGGAGGATCGAGGAGCTCAACAAG ACGGCCAACGGGAACGTGGAGGCCAAGGTGGTGTGCTTCTACCGAAGGCGGGACATCTCCAGCACGCTCATCGCCCTGGCCGACAAGCACGCCA CCCTGTCGGTCTGCTATAAAACCGGATCGGGGGCCGACAACGGCGAGGAAG GTGAAacagaggaggaagtggagaACCCAGAAATGGCAGACCTGCCCGAGAAGCTCAGGCACCAGCTGAGGCATCGGGAGCTCTTCCTCTCCAGACAGCTGGAGTCACTGCCCGCCACCCACATCAG AGGGAAGTGCAGCGTCACTTTGCTCAACGAGACTGAGTCCCTCAAGTCCTACCTGGAGCGGGAG GACTTCTTCTTCTACTCTCTCGTCTATGACCCCCAGCAGAAGACCCTCCTGGCTGACAAGGGGGAGATCCGTGTCGGGAACCGGTACCAGGCGGACATCACCGACCTGCTGAAAGAAG GCGAGGAGGACGGCCGAGACCAGGCCAAGCTGGAGACCAAGGTGTGGGAGGTTCACAACCCGCTGGTGGACAAGCAGATCGACCAGTTCCTGGTGGTGGCCCG ctccGTGGGCACCTTTGCACGCGCCCTGGACTGCAGCAGCTCTGTCCGACAGCCCAGCCTGCACATGAGCGCCGCGGCCGCCTCTCGGGACATCACCCTG TTCCACGCCATGGACACGCTGCACAGGAGTGTGTACGATGTCGCCAAGGCCATCTCGGCCCTGGTGCCGCAGGGCGGGCCCGTCCTCTGCAGGGACGAGATGGAAGAGTGGTCGGCCTCGGAGGCCAGCCTGTTCGAGGAGGCCCTGGAGAAGTACGGGAAGGATTTCACTGACATTCAGCAAGACTTC ctccCCTGGAAGTCGCTCACCAGCATCATCGAGTACTACTACATGTGGAAGACCACCGACAGATACGTGCAGCAG AAACGCTTGAAAGCAGCGGAAGCGGAGAGCAAGTTAAAGCAAGTTTATATCCCCAACTA TAACAAGCCAAACCCGAACCAGATCAGCGTCAATAACGTGAAGGCAGGCGTGGTGAACGGTGCCGGGGCGCCAGGCCAGAGCCCTGGGGCCGGCCGGGCCTGCGAGAGCTGTTACA TGTCGCCTCTGCGCATCTTGTTGGACATATTGGAAGAAATATGGTGGCTTGAAAATGCCAACCCGGTTAGATGGAGAGAGGCCAGGACCCAACCGCAGTAA